Below is a genomic region from Rhinatrema bivittatum chromosome 8, aRhiBiv1.1, whole genome shotgun sequence.
CTTAAAACCCTCCAACTCTGGTGGACTGCAAAAGGCCCTGTTTTCCACTTTGGTTGCAGGAAACAGCCATGAGGTACTCCTGAGGTGGTATCTAAGGCCTGCTGGGATCTTTCCCGCCACGTCAGAAGTCGCCGGCGCCGGTgtggccccgggggggggggggggtggggtggtgtcACTTTATCCTGTTTGCCGGGATGTGCAGGCGGACTGAGGAGAGGTTGTACCATCCATTGAGGAAGTGCTGGCTGCCACCGCACCTCTTCTCTCTACATTTCCCCCGTGATCTACCTATAAATAAGGTAAAATTGTGGGCTCAGATTATTTTTGCAGCTAAGCGTGGACTTGCGGCCCTACTGGGGGGTAACCTTTCTGTGCCTTCACTGCCAACACCAGCACGACGGATCTGGAATGTGCTTCACAGGGGGGGAAATGACCCGCTGGGCGCAAGGATTGATTCTCCTGCTTTTTGAACCTGTGGCACCCCTATCTGACTTAGATGGTGCCAGGGACCCGCCTAATCTTTTCCTTGTTCGGATGTTCGAACATCCACTCTTTCGTTGACTATGTTTTTGTTATGGAAGCTTATGGGGAGGACGGGCTGGGGTGGTGACGGTTGGGAGGATTGTAGTTAAGAACCTAAAAACTTTTATGTATTTGCTAGTTCTGCACTGAtgttatttttttgaaagagtgatATTGTTATTGTCTTAATTACTATTGGTGGTTcaataaaagataaataaaaaaaaaaaaacaacagatccCACCACCTCCCTCAGTAACTGATTCCAGCAAtggtctcccttcctctcacTGTCTGGCTGAAGTCTCTCCTATTGCAATGGAAGCTCATCCTGTTCCACTGCCTCCTCACCCCACCACAGAGGCCCCTGGGCTGAGCACACGTGTGTTGGCTGCGTTGCCGTGGCGCGCCTCCAGCTTCCCACCAGCGTCCTGCGATTGGTCGTGCGGGATGACCGGATGCCTCCCTCGCGCTCGGACTCACCATGTTGTACTGCGTGTCCGTGCTCCACAGGTAAGGGCAGTTCCCGGCGCAGAAGTTCGCCTTGTAACCCCTGGGCTCGTGGATCCATTTCCAGTTGAGATCCTTCCGAAAGTCAATGAAGAGAGAACGGAGGCAGCAGCCCTGGTCTGTGCTCCTGGTGAGAGAGGGGCACGGGAGGTTGAGGGCAGAAAATACAGAAATGCACAGTAATAGTGATTTATCTAGCGCCAGCACTGGGTAAGGTAAACTAGGCCCTCACAAAGTCCTTTCCTCAGGGAGTTCACAATAAATGTTTAAGCCCAGGGTCTTCAGAGATCATCGGTCTCCACTCTTGTGCTGTCACCGCCAGATTGCAGGTCCTAATTCCAGAATGATGTTGGATTCAGATTTTTGGCGAGAATGGACGCATCCCCCCAGCAGCCCCCATGCGGCTCCCCAAGGCTGCCCCATCCGTTCGTGGCGGTGAAAAGCCGCTTGGCTGGCAGCTCACTCACCTGGTGCAGGTGGGCGTCTCCGCAGCCCGCCGCTTCCGTTGGCTCTTCTGCGGTGCCTCGCGGCGGTAGGAGGGCAGTAGCGTCAGGATCAGGTGGGGCATCTTGGAACTGATATCCTGCTTCCACTTGGCCTTGGGGAAGCCCTTAATGAGGTCATCATCAATGCCTAGAGAAGCACATGAGATTTACTGGCCTAGTTATGGGGGCAGAGCTCAGAAAGGGGGGGCCCTCAGGTAGCATTAAAGGAGATCTACACTTTACATGGCTCATTCAAGGAGAACAGTCCTTTCAGAGGGCCGCAATCATTGGGTGTAATTATAAGCAGAACGGAAGAcaggcctagtggttagagcagtggacagAGATCAGTTCCCATTGATACTCCtttcaccctccgttgcctcaacATTTATAAACTATTCCATTAGATTCCAAATCCTCTTGGGCAGAATAATAACTTCAGTACCTGAATTGTGACTTGCCTTGAGCTCAGAGTtagaaaagttaaataaaaaaaagacaaaagcatCATAACCACGGTATGAGATTACAGTTGCTTCCTGTAATATCAGATAAAAAACATcagataaatgttttttttttctgtaggtctgtttttcccagccctctcctgaagGCCCACCtagctggattttcaggatacATTGGGGCTCCATTgtctgcaaatctgtctcatgcatattcattgtggcaatcctgagaAGCTGACTGGATAGgtttgcctccaggagagggttgggaaagaCAGTGGGAGACAATCATTGATAATTCTGGACCTAATcaccaggagtggccaactctagtcTTCGAGCCACAAGTAGGCCTGGttttcagtgcatgcaaatctatctcgtgcattttcattatggataCTCTGAACagtaggcctgtttgtggctcttgaagcccggagttggccacccctgcggTACACTATCACTAATCTGCCTGACAGGGAGGCGGCCATTTTGTAGATTCATGCTGTCGTCACTGGCATCTGTTATCCCTCATTTCATCATCTCCCTTCTTCTGTGTCTCTCCATTCCCCATTGCTTCTTCCTCATTTCTGTCTTTCCCCAAATTCTTTCTTCCTTGATCTCTCAGGCTGTACCACCTCCTATTCCTCCTTTCCCATCTCCCTGAATACTTCTTTCCCTCACTTGCTCTTCATGTTTATTAAATCTGAGGGTGATGGTATCTGAGGTTCTCAAGGTgcctaaacaggtggataaggtgacagcaaaagccaggaAGATGCTTGTTTTTCATAGGGAGCGGAACGGTCAGTAGAAGaaaggaggtgatactgcccctgtgtaggtccctggcgagacctcacttggaatcctgtgtacagttctggagatctcaccttcaaaaggatataaacaggatggagtcttccagagggcggctactaaaacGGCCTTTGGCCTTCATTGTAAAGCGTATGGGGGGTCAGATTTAAAAGACTAAAcctgtataccctagaggaaaagtggGATGTGGGAGATATTATAGAGACATTTAAACACCTCCTAGGAGGTGGGTCTCTTTCAATAGGAAGGAGGCTCTGCAGtgagggatcatgagatgagtGTGAAAAGGGTAGACCAAGGAGGAATCTAacgaaatatttctttactgaaagaGTGGCGAgtcctcccagtggaggtggtagagaaaaGGACAGtgtatgaattcaagaaagcatgggacaagcactgaAGGAATGGTAGGAATTATACAGATGGGCAGaatagataggccatatggtcttctcctgccatcatgtttccgTGTTTCTAAATGGTCTCTTTAGTTCCCATGCCTATCCCTTGCACCCACAAATTGAGCCTCACGTTTCTCGTCTTATCCCCTCATCCCCAAAAATCAAGTCTCCAGTTCCCATCCCTTCCCGTCTTCCTTGTATTCCCAAATCAAATTTGAGCTCATAGTCCATTGATAACAATAATACGATAATACTAATTTGGATTTTCAGCCCATCCAAATGATGCTGAAAGTGGTTTACAgtattagaattcaggtacaagtCCTCTTGTTCCCATCCCTTCATAGCCACAAACCAAACCTCCAATTCCTCTTCCCGTCCCCTCGTACCCACAAATCGAACCTCCAGTTCTTCGCTTTTGTTGGGAGCAATGTTGTTGCTGGAGAGAATGTAGGTGCAGCAGGGGCAGTGAACGCTGATTTTGAACCCCAAGTTTCGGTCTGTAGATACAAAACAAAGGGAACGAAAATGAGATCTTGGGGGAGAAAGTGAAAGAGATAGTGAAAGATGGAGATGGCAAGGAGAAGGTGCAGTCAAGAGCATAGGAGGcatggagaggaggaagaagggctAGGACAGAGAAACCCATGAgttggggagaagaggaaggcCCGGGATAGAGGAACCCACTAGGGCAAGGAGAGCAGGAACCCATAAAATGggcagaggaggaagggataATATAGGGGAACCTATGAGCAATGTTCCCTCAAATGTTTGAAAGACTGCGTGCGAAAAAATGTTGCTTTTCGTGCAACTTTTGATAAGCCAAGTTCACGTTTGTTCACTACGAGCCAGTATAATGGAAATAATATCAGGATTTCCTGGAGGGGGTAGGGTCACGTCCTGTGTGCGAGTGCCCACGTGCAcggcttagagggaacagtgcccGTGAGGCGGGGAGAGAAGGAAGATCTGGGGTAGAGGAGCCCGTGAgacagggaggagaggaagggccTCGCGATGAGGCCAGCGTCGGTGAGAGCAGGGGTGTTTCACGTGGCGCCGATACTGCAGGAAGCCCAAGCGCAGCAACGCCCCCGTGCACCTCTCTTGGACAGCCACTCGTTCACCGTGTCCGTCACGTCGAAGGAAAGCCACTCGGCCTTTGAGCCCGGCCTCAGGTTGCGGCTGTGGATGTAGCGCTGAGAAGGCGCGGTGCGGTCTCTCGCCTTCAGAATCTGGCaggagaaaaacagagaaagaggagATGCTGCATAATCTCGGTGGGAAAAGGCAGGTCGGGTGCAGGGGATCTTGGTCACCAAATCGAAGGGATCCGTTTTCAAAGTGTTTatctaactttgggagttagcaACCTAAATCAGCTCCTTTGACAACTGACTAGGGTGGAGTTTCACTGGGCACCCAAATTTAGGAGGGTAAAATGGGGGCAGTAATGGGGCCAGAGTTAGGGCACTTAGCGCTGATTGCACCTAACGTAGACcccctaaatctaggaaaattaATTGCAAGtctaaatttaggcctctaagTTTAGGGACCTAGGTGAATTTttcagccaaaggaaaaaaaaatcctaaatttggctagAAATTTCCCTCGAGCTCCCTAAAATGTAGAGACTGGGCATTTTTTAACCCCCGAATTCTGTGTGATCTGGAATCCACTTTTTAAACTTTAGGTAAATCGGATATGGTGGATGCAGCACTACCTTTTGACAATGCAGCGCTACCTTTTGACATTATCCCGTAATAAAACCTGAACGTCGAAGGATGCCATTAACTGCCGAATCTGCTCGGGCCGGGCGTGCGCAGGGAAACCCGGCCGCCCTCCTGATCATCTCCCTGGGCTTGGGTCTGTGACTTCTGACCCGGGTGGGAGTCTGAGAGGCCTTTGTCCCACTGCTTCCTGTTTCTACAACCTTTGAAAAATCTGCAGTAAAAAGAAGAGTCAGGAGAATAAGCGGGAGATGCTGTGGTGCAGGAGCACCGGCTCTGGGGGGAGCTCACAGCTTCTGCAGCGCCAGCCTCTCCCAACAGGGGGTGCTGTAGGGATTGATGCAGGAGCagtggatgggggtgggggcaagatttatgggaacaattttcaaagggatgtcCATGGATAAACAGGGGTTTCCCCatggggaaaataaaaacaaactatgAACACtagcaaggatatatcccagtttccagtcatagaaacatatcgtggctccttttttttttttccccccttcctcGTTGGTTCTCTACCCATCCAGGGAAGTTGAACAAACAagatccctcctccccatctGCCAACCTCATGATCTTATCACTAAGCTTGGTAGCGCTCTGCCCAGGTCCCGGTGGTCTTACTGGACAGTAGCCAGCCGCCATCGAGCTTCAGCCGGTCGgtttctggggtgggggtgggggtgggtcaTAGTCTCTGAGGCCGGTGGTGTGgccagctcctgcttcctgtaCCCGCCCTTCTTTTACCCTCGTCGCATCTTTCCTCTGCCTCTGCTCTCGAGGGCACGACGGGTTGGATCCTTTGCAATACTGCATCCTCCCAGCCCTCTCCCTAGCACCGTGCTCTGTATCTGCCCGCAAGCCTGCTTGCATTCTGTTACTGTAGTGGTTTCCAGTACTGCCTCCTGGCATCAGCTGCCCCCTCGCTAAGGAAGGATCTTCTCCTGTCCCATCATGAACCTTCTTCCCTACGGCCTTAGGTCATGACCCCCTTGCCCTTCAGATTCCTTTTCTATGGGGAATTTCACCCTCCCTTACTTTACTGAagcctgtcaggtatctgaacaTTTCTACTATGTGCCCTCTATTTCTTCCGGAGTgcattttgagttccttaagcCTCTCGGTATAGGGCTTGTGTTGCAGGTCCTCCTCTGAGCTGCTTCCACCCTCTCAAAGCTCCTGAACTCAGCACAGGACTGGAGGTGGGGGGTCTCGCCCAGCGATGGTCCCTCTGCTTACACATCCGTGCATACTGTTAGCttttttcctgttcctttgtcaCCTTGTGGGGTTTTCTGAAATAATTACTTCGAGATCTCTTCTTTGCTTGACGATTTCTAGCTGATGGATTTTTGGATCCCCACCGCAGGATTTTACATTAGAGCTCATTTTCCAAACCTTTCCCCATTCTTCCGGGTTTTTCAAGTcccccctttcattttttttttttcccaccccttCTGGCATGTCTAGCTCATAGATCCTGCGTTCCCAGCCTCTCCCATCAGGAAGCGCTCTAGGGAGGGGTGCAGAAGCACCGGCAGCGACAACAGGCGCTCAGAGCTTCTGCAGTCCCGGTGAGGTAAGTAATGGAGGATATTGTAAGGCTGGCCAGCGGTCAGTAATGAAGGGTCGGGCAGTGGACAGGGATACTACAATCAGTGTGGGGCAGAGGTCAATAATGGAAAGCCAGGAAGAGGGTCAGGCAGCGGCCGGAGATGCCGTGGTCCGTGTCGGACAGTGATCAGGAATGAAGGGGCTTGAGGAGGCTCCCGAGCTCCGATACCTGATACAGCTCCACCCTCTGCTCTGTCACCCTGGATGCTGGATTGGGAACCTTGAAGACTCGGAGTTCGGCCTTCACCATGTTGCTGGAATTCCTCTCCAGGGATGAGACATTGAAGCGCAGGATACGGAAGAAGGAACTGAGCGAGCTGGTAGAAATGACATCTAGAGTATGAGAGAGACCAGGAGAGAGTAACTTCTGTTCAGAAGAGAGGTGAGGaaatcacatacacatacacacatacacacacccacacacacatatacacacacacacacacacacacacagaatatacCTTACTGTTGCGTgatactgtctctcacacacagacacatgctgaTTGTTACCACCACACACGTTACTGGTACACACGCATGCTGTTCATTACCATCACATTCTGCTCATGCCTGTTTCACACACATCACTCATTACTGACACACCTGTTGCCTGTTACTGTCACACTCATATGCTGCTCCTTACtgtcacacacatccacacacacacacgctgctcGTTATTGTCAAACACGCATGCTTCTtattgtcacacacacacaccgttccTTACTGTTGCACACAAACATTGCTCCCGACAGACACTACCTATTACTGTCATACATGCACACTGCTCCCGTCACACATGTAGCTTGTTACTGTCACACACGCTACTTGTTACTGTCTCACATAAACGCACTCTGCTTTTCGTTGTCACACATTATTACTGTTGCACACAAACATTGCTCCCGACAGACACTACCTATTACTGTCATACGTGCACACTGCTCCCGTCACACATGTAGCTTGTTACTGTCACACACGCTACTTGTTACTGTCTCACATAAAAGCACTCTGCTTTTGGTTGTCACACATTATTACTGTTGCACACAAACATTGCTCCCGACAGACACTACCTATTACTGTCATACGTGCACACTGCTCCCGTCACACATGTAGCTTGTTACTGTCACACACGCTACTTGTTACTGTCTCACATAAACGCACTCTGCTTTTCGTTGTCACACATTATTACTGTTGCACACAAACATTGCTCCCGACAGACACTACTTATTACTGTCATACGTGCACACTGCTCCCGTCACACATGTAGCTTGTTACTGTCACACACGCTACTTGTTACTGTCTCACCTAAACGCACTCTGCTTTTCGTTGTCACACATTATTACTGTTGCACACAAACATTGCTCCCGACAGACACTACCTATTACTGTCATACGTGCACACTGCTCCCGTCACACATGTAGCTTGTTACTGTCACACACGCTACTTGTTACTGTCTCACATAAACGCACTCTGCTTTTCGTTGTCACACATTATTACTGTTGCACACAAACATTGCTCCCGACAGACACTACCTATTACTGTCATACCTGCACACTGCTCCTGTCACACATGTAGCTTGTTACTGTCACACACGCTACTTGTTACTGTCTCACATAAACGCACTCTGCTTTTCGTTGTCACACAGTATTACTGTTGCACACAAACATTGCTCCCGACAGACACTACCTATTACTGTCATACCTGCACACTGCTCCTGTCACACATGTAGCTTGTTACTGTCACACACGCTACTTGTTACTGTCTCACATAAACGCACTCTGCTTTTCGTTGTCACACATTATTACTGTTGCACACAAACATTGCTCCCGACAGACACTACCTATTACTGTCATACGTGCACACTGCTCCCGTCACACATGTAGCTTGTTACTGTCACACACGCTACTTGTTACTGTCTCACATAAACGCACTCTGCTTTTCGTTGTCACACAGTATTACTGTTGCACACAAACATTGCTCCCGACAGACACTACCTATTACTGTCATACGTGCACACTGCTCCCGTCACACATGTAGCTTGTTACTGTCACACACGCTACTTGTTACTGTCTCACATAAACGCACTCTGCTTTTCGTTGTCACACATTATTACTGTTGCACACAAACATTGCTCCCGACAGACACTACCTATTACTGTCATACATGCACACTGCTCCCGTCACACATGTAGCTTGTTACTGTCACACACGCTACTTGTTACTGTCTCACATAAACGCACTCTGCTTTTCGTTGTCACACATTATTACTGTTGCACACAAACATTGCTCCCGACAGACACTACCTATTACTGTCATACATGCACACTGCTCCCGTCACACATGTAGCTTGTTACTGTCACACACGCTACTTGTTACTGTCTCACATAAACGCACTCTGCTTTTCGTTGTCACACATTATTACTGTTGCACACAAACATTGCTCCCGACAGACACTACCTATTACTGTCATACGTGCACACTGCTCCCGTCACACATGTAGCTTGTTACTGTCACACACGCTACTTGTTACTGTCTCACATAAACGCACTCTGCTTTTCGTTGTCACACAGTATTACTGTTGCACACAAACATTGCTCCTGACAGACACTACCTATTACTGTCATACGTGCACACTGCTCCCGTCACACATGTAGCTTGTTACTGTCACACACTCTACTTGTTACTGTCTCACATAAACGCACTCTGCTTTTCGTTGTCACACATTATTACTGTTGCACACAAACGCTGCTCCCGACAGACACTACCTATTACTGTCATACCTGCACACTGCTCCTGTCACACATGTAGCTTGTTACTGTCACACACTCTACTTGTTACTGTCTCACATAAACGCACTCTGCTTTTCGTTGTCACACATTATTACTGTTGCACACAAACGCTGCTAGTTACTGtctcacacgcgcacacacacacactctcgctGCTTTCTGCTGTCTCACATGCTTCATGAGTCCTTACTGTCTCTGTCGCTGTACTGCAACATGTCAATCTTCTGCACCTCCTTGGCATAGTAATCCTCCTCGCTGCTCTCGGGCTCACACACTGATGCCAGCTCCTTGGCCCGCTCTCTCAGCAGCTCCTTGGTGCTGTTGTACAAGAGCATGATTTCGGGGGGCACCTCAGGAGGTGCTGCCGCCCCTTCGGGGGGGTCGGTGAAGCGCAGTTTGCTCAGGATCTGCCCCCTCACCGCCTCGATCCGCTTGGCTTTGAAGTCCTGCAGGTTGAAGGTCTGGCAGGTGGACAGTGCCAGGACCTCCGCGGCCAGCTCCAGGAAGGAgaggcacagcagcagcagcgggtGGTGCATCTCGGGGAGGGGTTACTGGCGACACACAGGGCGCAGATGAGAAGcccccctccccactgacagACTCCACAAACAAGCGAGGAGGAACTcgagagaggagagaagatccCAAACCATCAGAAACGTCCCTGGGGTGTGAtgagttttggggggggtggagagggagagaggtttGTGGAGTGGAGGGGACGAGAAGTTGGACCGATGCAGGGCAGACAGAAAGTCTTCCTGAAGGCTGGCGAGAAGGTGGTCAGTGTGCAGGAGCTGAGCGCAGAGACGGGAGCCCGGGCCATGTGACGATAGACAGAGGAATACCTGTATTCAGCCTTCTCCCTGCAGATGCCAGAGCCTCAGGCTGTCTGATCTTGTTGGGAGCAGCGCCCTCCACTTCTCCTCTCAGACTCCTGTGgcagcactgggggggggggggggtgttaaatcCAAGCCTGAAGGCCTGGGGTCTGCCCGCCTAAATCTTCCATACTGCCACACTTACACCCCACAGACTATTTCAGTgagaagtttctctctctctctgaaactctCTGGAAATGTGActcagataaattaaaaaaaaaacatgtagcTGTTTTCACACTGAATCTGGTGTGGGAAAAGGAAACCTTTCCCATCTATAAGGCTCCATCTAAAGGCAGCACAAGGGGGCCGTTAATCTGTGGTTTGCATTGTTTCAAAATTGTATAAAATCATGCCGCAGTGAGCCTTTTAGTGTCTTGAGTGAGACTAGAAACCCCAACTACAGGAAGCAGGATGAAGACTGGTCTCAGGGAGTCCCTTGGTTGCTGCAGGAGGCAGGATGGATTCTGGGTCTCCTGGAGCTGCAGGGGGCAGGATGGATTCTGGGTCTCCTGGAGCTGCAGGAGGCAGAATGGACTCTGGGTCTCTTGGAGCTGCAGGAGGCAGGATGGACTCTGGGTCTCTTGGAGCTGCAGGAGGCAGAATGGACTCTGGGTCTCTTGGAGCTGCAGGAGGCAGAATGGACTCTGGGTATCTTGGAGCTGCAGGAGGCAGAATGGACTCTGGGTCTCTTGGTGCTGCAGGAGGCAGAATGGACTCTGGGTCTCTTGGAGCTGCAGGAGGCAGGATGGACTCTGGGTCTCTTGGAGCTGCAGGAGGCAGGATGGATTCTGGGTCTCTTGGAGCTGCAGGAGGCAGAATGGACTCTGGGTCTCTTGGTGCTGCAGGAGGCAGAATGGACTCTGGGTCTCTTGGAGCTGCAGGAGGCAGGATGGACTCTGGGTCTCTTGGAGCTGCAGGAGGCAGAATGGACTCTGGGTCTCTTGGAGCTGCAGGAGGCAGGATGGACTCTGGGTCTCTTGGAGCTGCAGGAGGCAGAATGGACTCTGGGTCTCTTGGAGCTGCAGGAGGCAGGATGGACTCTGGGTCTCTTGGTGCTGCAGGAGGCAGGATGGATTCTGGGTCTCTTGGAGCTGCAGGGGGCAGGATGGACTCTGGGTCTCCTGGAGCTGCAGGAGGCAGGATGGACTCTGGGTCTCTTGGAGCTGCAGGAGGCAGGATGGATTCTGGGTCTCTTGGAGCTGCAGGGGGCAGGATGGATTCTGGGTCTCTTGGAGCTGCAGGAGGCAGGATGGATTCTGGGTCTCTTGGAGCTGCAGGAGGCAGGATGGATTCTGGGTCTCTTGGAGCTGCAGGGGGCAGGATGGACTCTGGGTCTCTTGGAGCTGCAGGAGGCAGAATGGACTCTGGGTATCTTGGAGCTGCAGGAGGCAGAATGGACTCTGGGTCTCTTGGAGCTGCAGGAGGCAGGATGGACTCTGGGTCTCTTGGAGCTGCAGGAGGCAGGATGGATTCTGGGTCTCTTGGAGCTGCAGGAGGCAGAATGGACTCTGGGTCTCTTGGTGCTGCAGGAGGCAGAATGGACTCTGGGTCTCTTGGTGCTGCAGGAGGCAGAATGGACTCTGGGTCTCTTGGAGCTGCAGGAGGCAGGATGGACTCTGGGTCTCTTGGAGCTGCAGGAGGCAGGATGAGATCTGGATCCTTTGGTTGCTGTAGGGATAGGGAACAGGATGCAGTCTGGGCCCCTTGGTGGCTGCAGGGGGGTAGGTTCAGGCGGTTTATAAGTTGGTCTGATTCTCAGAACATCAGTGGGTTGTGCTGCTGGAGAAGCTGTgaatacctcctccctttctcctccccttcctgctCTCATTCACAGAGCAAGCATTGAGCTCTGCTATAGACCAAAAGCCAGGACCTGAcgtttcacatacacacacacacacacacagtcacatacatacaaataggcatacatacacacaaacatacatgtgCATAAATTAATGTCCACACACATAAAACCTTTTATTTTTGCCTGACGGTTTCCTCTTGCTCTCTCGGGTCAGCTCTTGGGTCACAGCGCCAGGAGCCAGGATCCACAACTGCTTGGAGTGGTTGCATTCAGCCTGAATCCCATCTTCAGGTACTGCCACTGTTGAGCTAGGGCTAGGGctagggctccccccccccccagcaccctgTCAGTCCTCAGGAGCATAAACCGAGCTGGGGGGGAACTGAATCCAGGCCCTCTGGAAGGGCAGCGCTCAGCGCACACAAAGGGTTAAGTCGGGCCGCACCAGCACTTTTGGGGGGGGCAGAAAGCTGTGAGCTGCCTGTGCTGGCAGTTCCCATCCCTCACTGGGGATGTAAAGAAAATCACTTTCCCACCCTCCCACTGCCAATGCAGGCTCCTTCCCCCTGTTCTCCCCCACCAGACAAAGTCTCTCTTAATAACTTTAAAATGCTGTAACCGCAGCCCTCGGTTAACCTCCTGCCCCAGGGGCCTTTCATACCAGAGAGCCTGCATCACCCACTGCCAGGCCTGAGATTCCTGGCTCTGTGAACTGGAGTGCGGTTATTAGCATCCTTATTATTTTGTCTGCCAAAACTCGgaaaacactgatttttttttttttgtagttttctcCCTTTTATTTTTGCTCCTGCGAGGACGGATTGCTGGAGGGACGGCAGGATTGCCGTGTCTGGCCCGGGCCCGGTGTGCGGTGCTCAGCTGCCACCCTGTGGCCAGACAGGCGCTGGCCCGGCTCAGCAGGTTTACCATTTGGACTAAAGAGAAGGAAATACGAGGGGATCCGGCTGGCTCACAGGGGTTTGAAACAGAGCGCCTTTCAGTTTTCTGCAattacaagaaaaagaaaaaaaaacaaaaacaactccaTAGAAATTTGCTGTGGGACTTTTGCTTATTTCTTAAATTTGGCActgcaaagcagattacagtcaggtactgtaggtatttccctgtccccagagggcttataatttaagtttgtacctgaggcaatggagggttaaaGTGTCTTGCCtaaggtcataaggagtgacagtgggacttgaggCCTGGTCTCCTGGATCAAAGCTCGCTGCTCTGACCACCGGGTTACTCCTCCACTTTTGGGCCATAGTCTCAGCATTAACACCTGACATCTTCCATTTTCTTCTCTGATGGTTTGTAACTTTCCTGCCCCTTGCCTttcattcttccttccctctcccaggtGAACCCGACCAGGCTGAACCCTGGCTTGCTGTTGCCTCCGTTGCCTGCTCTTACTTTTCTGGGGAAGGTGGCAGCCTTGTCAGAGGGTCTCCAAAACCCGGCGGCGAGGCTCCTgaccagcaccccccccccaatgtgccATCACGTCTCTCCTGTTCTCCCTGGCTCCCTAGCTCCTACCGCGTACAATACAAGCTTGCCATGATCCTACACTCATCTAACCACAACTTACACTCCCccatgcccaggccactctcctgtgcgcgtgattctctatttaaatgaggctcggcggtaaaacaggcaaaaggagg
It encodes:
- the LOC115098283 gene encoding transforming growth factor beta-2 proprotein-like (The sequence of the model RefSeq protein was modified relative to this genomic sequence to represent the inferred CDS: added 74 bases not found in genome assembly), with translation MHHPLLLLCLSFLELAAEVLALSTCQTFNLQDFKAKRIEAVRGQILSKLRFTDPPEGAAAPPEVPPEIMLLYNSTKELLRERAKELASVCEPESSEEDYYAKEVQKIDMLQYSDRDNVISTSSLSSFFRILRFNVSSLERNSSNMVKAELRVFKVPNPASRVTEQRVELYQILKARDRTAPSQRYIHSRNLRPGSKAEWLSFDVTDTVNEWLSKRDRNLGFKISVHCPCCTYILSSNNIAPNKSEELEVRFVGIDDDLIKGFPKAKWKQDISSKMPHLILTLLPSYRREAPQKSQRKRRAAETPTCTRSTDQGCCLRSLFIDFRKDLNWKWIHEPRGYKANFCAGNCPYLWSTDTQYNMVLPLYNKMNPDASVTPCCVPQDLEPLTIIYYVGRSPKVEQLSN